From a single Pseudoalteromonas sp. Scap06 genomic region:
- a CDS encoding DASS family sodium-coupled anion symporter has protein sequence MTKRILENNANKKPFMQWLLLLLGPCVMLLTCLAEPPVGMSVAAFKTAGLAFWMASWWVSEVVPIPATALLPLVISPIVDIAAIKSVAAPYAHPLIFLFLGGFLISIAMERWGLHKRIALRTMLYAGKKPSLQILAMMLVTAFLSMWMSNTATAVMMLPIALSITHLVKSSDPTNEGFGKALLLSIAYGASIGGIATLIGTPPNALMAAYLSDSYQIEIGFAQWMIVGVPLSLGMLIISWIWLTKFTYKVDANVQTNKRIDTKAVFSSQLKELGLMQRAEKGVLFVFMFAAVCWIFRPLLGDMTGLKISDTGIAIAAALLLFVLPANKGSDERILDWESAAKVPWGVLLLFGGGLTLASQIKSSGLADYIANMIEGASAIPLVMSILVVVALITFLTEITSNTATAAGFLPLLGPVAESVTGSPLVWVIPAAIACSCAFMMPVATPPNAIVFGSGEIKMKDMIRAGFVLNIVAIVLITLVTMTIAAQVFGF, from the coding sequence ATGACAAAACGTATTTTAGAAAATAACGCTAATAAAAAGCCGTTTATGCAATGGCTGTTATTATTACTTGGTCCGTGTGTAATGTTACTGACCTGTTTAGCTGAGCCGCCAGTAGGAATGTCGGTTGCTGCTTTTAAAACTGCAGGCTTAGCATTTTGGATGGCGTCGTGGTGGGTAAGTGAAGTTGTGCCCATTCCTGCTACTGCATTACTTCCTTTAGTGATTTCGCCTATTGTAGATATAGCGGCTATAAAAAGTGTTGCAGCTCCTTATGCGCATCCGCTGATCTTTTTATTTTTAGGCGGTTTTTTAATCTCAATTGCTATGGAGCGTTGGGGATTACACAAGCGTATTGCATTAAGAACTATGCTTTATGCAGGTAAAAAACCAAGCTTACAAATTTTAGCTATGATGTTAGTGACTGCATTTTTATCTATGTGGATGTCTAACACTGCTACCGCGGTAATGATGTTGCCTATTGCCTTATCTATCACTCATTTAGTTAAAAGCTCTGATCCAACTAATGAAGGTTTTGGTAAAGCACTTTTACTTTCTATTGCTTATGGCGCGAGTATTGGTGGGATTGCCACTTTAATTGGTACTCCACCGAATGCACTAATGGCTGCATACCTATCAGACAGTTACCAAATCGAAATTGGCTTTGCCCAATGGATGATCGTTGGTGTTCCATTATCGCTTGGTATGTTAATCATCAGCTGGATTTGGTTAACTAAATTTACCTATAAAGTTGATGCGAATGTACAGACAAACAAGCGAATCGACACTAAAGCGGTATTTTCTTCGCAGCTAAAAGAGTTAGGACTCATGCAACGTGCTGAAAAGGGCGTATTGTTTGTGTTTATGTTTGCGGCTGTTTGTTGGATATTTAGACCATTACTAGGTGATATGACCGGTCTTAAAATTTCAGATACGGGTATTGCAATTGCAGCCGCATTACTTTTATTTGTACTACCTGCTAATAAAGGCAGTGATGAGCGAATTTTAGATTGGGAAAGTGCCGCTAAAGTGCCTTGGGGTGTGCTGCTTTTATTTGGGGGCGGCTTGACGCTAGCCTCGCAAATTAAATCATCAGGATTAGCCGATTACATTGCCAATATGATTGAGGGTGCGAGTGCAATTCCTTTAGTTATGAGCATTCTTGTGGTGGTGGCACTCATTACTTTCTTAACGGAAATTACCAGTAATACGGCAACAGCCGCAGGCTTTTTACCATTACTGGGACCTGTTGCTGAGTCTGTAACTGGTAGTCCATTAGTATGGGTGATTCCAGCCGCGATTGCATGTAGTTGTGCGTTTATGATGCCAGTGGCTACGCCACCGAATGCGATTGTGTTTGGATCGGGCGAAATTAAAATGAAAGACATGATCCGTGCAGGCTTTGTGCTAAATATTGTTGCTATTGTTTTAATCACGTTAGTGACAATGACCATTGCAGCTCAGGTGTTTGGTTTTTAA